In Pyrenophora tritici-repentis strain M4 chromosome 6, whole genome shotgun sequence, the DNA window GCTCTTCAGTTGACCTCAAGAAAGCAGCGGGGCAGAAGAGCTTTTCGTAAGTCGACCCTTGCACGCGTGCAACCTTGATCCAATACGACAACAAGTGGTTTCCTTCAGGATTTTTGTCACCCGGCTCACTTGGAACGAGAAATGGCAAGGAGATGTCCCAATCCTGTAGAACACTGGAGCGACCCAAACGCAGCGAAAGAGTTTTGTCGAACATGTAGATCATCCAAAAGATTTGTATCTTCGAATGCCTCTCTGCGGGAGTGTCGTTGACCATGGTGTTGATACGGTGATAACCCAAGTTCTGACATAAGCTTGCTGCACACGACGTCATGATCCAACATAAGGAGGCCTTGCCCATCTCAATCGCCTGTGCAGCACCAAATACTAGGGCCAATATGTTCTCATAGCTTGCCGGCAGGAATATGTCCAGTTGACTCAAGGCTACATCTGATTGGCGTTTGCAAATAGCAGCGTAGGAGGCATATTCGGATACGTCCATGTTGGCTAGAGGGAACGTCCGGAATTCGTTGAATAAGTTCTCCAAAACGCCGTAGGTAAGTACGCGTCGAGCAGCACTACATGTTCCCGGATTGTGGTATGCGTCTTCGGAGATTTCCTTTAGGTTAGCCATCCGGAGGTACGGGAACGCTAAAGCGAAGGCCATGGTCGGATACTCTGCTGAGATTAGTCATGGCAGAGGAACGTCCGACGCTCGTACTCACTTATTGCCTTATCCAGCACTTTGCATACCACGGGCCAAGGCGGGCTTTCTAGCTGCGTAGGATCGACTTCGGCAAGGGAGCGATTGATTGGCGCATTACCTGACGAAGTGTTTTGTTGCTGGGACACCATCTCTGATAGAGCGGTAAGGGCCATCTTGACTTCTTTATTTTCACCAATTGAAGGTGTGCTCCCAATAGCTTGCGCGAGCATCTCACGAGCATAGTCAGACTGACTGTTGATAGAGCTCTCGCCTTCGAAAGGTACAGGCGTGGGAGCATCCGCTAGCCCACTTCCTGGGCTTCTCGCGGCGCCAACGCGACTGGATCGGGACTGACTCGTGCTGTCATTCCAATCCTTTTGAAGGTCAAGGTTCCCGAGCTTTGTAGATAGGCTAGCAAGAACATTTTCAATACCCGCCAGACGGTCCTCGATACGGTCGATCTTTTTCTCGCTGAGGAAAGTCAGTTCTAGTAGATGGCTCTCTGCATGCTGTCCAGAAAATAGGAAGGCATGCCGGCACTATGGCGAGGGAATCATTGTCCCGAGTGGACTCACTATTCTTCCGAGATGTGGACTCTTTGTCGCTGGGCTTTCTGTTGGGGAGCAGTTGTTTTGCAAGCTTCGCGAATCAGCTGTGACTCAGCACGTGCACAGCAGGAGCTTCATACTTAATTTGCTAGCTCTACAATTGGAGCAAGGGAAACCTCTATCGCAGCGTATCTTGCGTGTGCGACAATTATCACACTGTATGTAGATCGTCAACAGGTGTGGGTTTTAAACAACTGGGAACATCCACTTACAGCCCGCTTGGACATGCCGCCTTCGAGCGACGCATCCATGTCCTCCTCATCCATCGTGGAAATGGCGTAGTTGGCGCCGCGTTAATGTTCCGCGGGGTGTGTGGAGAGGGAGAGTTATGGGCAGTGTTCGGGGAAATGGACTTCTCGGGTTCCAGACCCAATAAAGGCGATCGACGATGTCATTACTCGACGCCAACGATCTGACCAAACAACAACCATCATAAAGCGCATTGTCAATAATGTATCTGCATATAGTCAGATGGCATGCTCTGGCACGATCAGAAGTAGCTATACTGTGTACTACGTGTAGATGTCGTAAAATGCCCTGACAACCCGCTCTTCGGAGACAGGTGCCAAGAAGACCCGCTCCCCGATTGGCCCGGATGGGTCGGGTCGTATGCGGTCCAACTTGGCATGACGGGAAGGTTGAGCAATCTGACACCTCGCCAGACAACAGCGGACGTGAGCTGTACTCATCATTCTCTGGTAGCGATATGGACTCCACTACACAATTCGAAGACAGACCCGAAAACCCCAAGAACACGTGATAACCCATTAGCCTGCGCACTCCAAGGGTTACTACCCAGTAGGGGGTCTATTGGATCGCTGAAACGGTCTTGGAGAACAGTCGATTTGCCGTCGAAACATTGGTTTGTTTGTTTGGCATACCCTCTACGACCAGACGGCTAGGTACAATCCACGACTTAGCCCTCTTAGGGTCCTTCAGGGGCTCCATTGAAAAACACAGGATCGTGTCCTTATCCTGCCGTTCTCCCGTGTATACGAATATAATTGGCATTCCATCTCCGCTATAAGGCATCGCTACTCTCCCTCACGGTTTACCCAACCATGTCAAAACCCGAAGAGATATCACAAACTCCTTTACAACAAGATGACAGCGATGGAAAAGCAAGTGGGACATCCGTAGATgatggcgatggcgatggcgatggGACTCGTGATGAGCCAAAAGATGAGTCGAATAGCTATATTGTGGGTCTCCTAAACTTGAAACAGTTTGCAATTTTGGAAAAATCACAACGTTAACGTTAACGTAACGACAGCGCATTTTCAAGTACGCAGATCGGACAAGTTGGATACTCAACATCATAGCGGCCATCGCAGCTATTGCCGCGGGAACCCTGCTTCCGCTACTGGATCTAATCTTCGGAAAATTTGTGTCGTCATTCAATGGATTCGCAACAGGTTCAATGACACCAGCGAAATACCGATCTGAAGTGAACAAGTATACTCTATACCTTGTCTATCTCTTCATCGCAAAGTTTCTCCTCGTCTACATCCATTCTGTAAGTACCTAGATTGAAATTACCAGCATCCCAGGTCTCACAAGAATACTTACATGGCCCAGACTCTCATGTCTATTGCGGCAATACGCACCACCAAAGCCCTACGCATGGACTTTCTCAAACATATCCTTCGCCAAAACATTGCATATTTCGACTCGGAAGAAGCCGCCTCGGTCTCCGCCCAGGTCACCACCAATTGCAACAACGTCAACAATGGCATCTCTGAAAAGCTATCGCTGACAATCCAGGGTGTATCAACATTTGTCTCGGCCTTCGTCGTGGCCTTTGCCGTTAATTGGAAGCTCACCTTAATAACCATCAGTATCGTGCCGACGATCCTTGTCGTTGTCAGCATTTGTATCGGTCTCGATGCGAAGAATGAGGACCAACTGTTACCGATATACTCCAGAGCTGGACAACTTGCCGAAGAAGTCTTTTCGACTGTACGCACAGTTCATGCGTTTTGGCTGCATCCTTTGATGTCGCGCAAGTACGACAAGCTGCTTGGCGATGCAATGGATGTTGGCATGAAGAAGTCGCCAATATATGCGGTGATGTTCTCCACCGAATTCTTCTGCACATACTGTGGGTATGGACTTGCGTTCTGGCAGGGCATCCGCATGTTTTCTAGGGGCGAGATCAAACAGAGTGGTATGTAATACTTCCATGTTGGGCTAAAATCTACTGGAATGGTTCCTGTCGATCAGTTGTAGTACAGTGTTGAGTTGAGATGGGGCCTGAGAGACTACATATCGCTCAAGAGCGGCACACGATACTAACGCGTACAGGCGACGTCTTCACCGTTATTTTCGCCGTTATAGTCGCAGCAAATGCGATGACAACAATAGCTCCCCAGATAATGGCCTTCACAAAAGCCGCTTCCTCCGCCACCGAAATCTTCAAAACCATCGACCGCAAATCTGAAATCGACCCCCTGAGCGACTCGGGCATAGTACCGACTAAATGCACCGGCGTCGTGGAAATCAAGGACATTGAATTTGCTTACCCGGCCAGACCTGACATCACGGTCTTGAAAGGCTTGACGCTCTCGGCTCCTGCCGGCAAAACGACAGCTCTAGTAGGGTCATCGGGCAGCGGCAAATCCACAATCATTGGGTTGATAGAGCGCTGGTATGATCAGAGTAAGGGTACGATATGGATTGATGGTGTAGACATACGCGAGTTGAACCTAACATGGTTGCGCACCAATGTGCGCTTGGTACAGCAAGAGCCCGTTCTGTTCTCTGGTACTGTATATGAGAACGTTGCTGCCGGTCTTTTCGGTACCGAAAAGGCTAGCCTGCCGGAGGACAAGCAAAGAGAACTTGTCGAGAAGGCATGCAAAGATGCATATGCGCAAGAGTTCATTGAGCAGCTACCACAGGTATGCTCTGCCCTTCACATCCGTGAATGGATTCGCTAACGGAGAAACCAGGGCTACGATACACAACTCGGAGAACGTGCTATGAATATCTCTGGAGGCCAAAAACAGCGAATAGCCATTGCACGTAGCATTGTTTCAGAGCCGACTGTCCTACTCCTCGACGAAGCCACGAGCGCTTTGGACCCAAAGGCGGAGAAAATCGTACAGCAGGCGCTTGAGAGAGTCTCTGAAGGCCGCACTACGATTGTCATTGCACACAAGCTCTCGACTATCCGAAATGCCGACAACATTGCAGTCATGACTGGTGGCGTTGTGGTTGAACAGGGCTCACATGATCAACTTCTCGAGGCGAATGGTGCATATGCTCGTCTCGTCAGGGCTCAAGATCTTGGTCAAAGTCAAGGTGAAGATATTTTGAatgaggatgatgatgctGAGAAGGTTGCGCTGGTACGTACTCAGACCCAGGTATCCGGTAGTGGTCAAGAGGCAAAGCAACCGGACAAGGACAGCATCAACTACAGCCTGATGAAGTGTACCTTCCTGGTGCTTAAGGAGCAGGGTGAAGTTTGGAAGAGCCTCCTGGTCTGTTCAGTCGCTTCTCTAATTGGAGGCGCTACGTTTCCGGCTCAAGCAGTACTCTTCTCTCGCGTTGTCGAAGCCTTCCAGCTGCCTCCTGCACGGGCCGTGGACCGAGGCGACTTTTTCTCGCTAATGTTCTTCATTGTTGCAATCGGTAATCTGGCCGTCTACTGCGCCGTGGGCTGGTCGAGTAACATTGTAGCACAGCATGTTGCAAGGAAGTTTCGTCGTGAGATTTTCGATCTTCTGCTCAAACAAGATATGGCTTTCTTCGACGACCAAAACAATGCGAGCGGTGCACTAGCGTCGAACATTTCGGCATATCCCGACAACCTCCGCGAACTGATGGGTTTCAACTTGTCACTCATACTTGTCAACATTGTCAACGTGGGCGCAAGCTCCATTCTAGCCATTGCGGTTGGTTGGAAGTTGGGACTGGTAATAGTTTTTGGAGCCTTGCCGTTTATTATTTTTGCTGGGTACCTTAGGATCCGACTTGAATTCAAGCTCGAAGAACTCACTGGCAAGCGCTTCGCCAGCAGTACCGCACTTGCTTCAGAAGCAGTCTCGGCCATTCGCACGGTGTCGAGTCTCGCACTGGAACGACACATCCTCGCCACATACGAAAATCGGCTACGCGGTGTCGCACGGGATGGCATCAAAGCTCTGTTCTGGACCATGTTCTGGTATGGGCTGTCGCAGTCAGTATCCTTCTTGGCCATGGCGCTTGGTTTCTGTAAGATATTTGTTTCTACTATCATCTCCGTAGCTAACGGAAAGCAGGGTACGGTGGTCGCCTCGTCAGTACCGGCGAGTACACGACTAGACAGTTCTTCACAGTCTTCATCGGTGTCATCTTCTCCGGGGAAGCAGCTGCCGCGTTCTTCTCTTATACGACCAGTATGACGAAGGCGGCAACTGCGGCGAACTACGTCTTTTGGCTGCGTAGGCTGAAACCTGCTGTACAGGAGGATCCGACGAAGCCACCTTTCGATAACGAAAAGGGCCAGGGTTCAGTGCACATGGAGATACAGGATGTTGTTTTTGCATATGAATCTCGGCCACATGCAAAGGTCCTTCAAGGCATCAATATCGACGTACGTCCGGGGCAATTCATCGCGCTTGTGGGTGCTTCAGGCTGCGGAAAATCGACCATGATTCAGCTCCTTGAGAGATTCTACAATCCAGTCAAGGGGCAAATTCAATGCGATGGCCGATCGTTGGTGGATCTATGCCCGCGCAAATACCGATGCGACGTGTCCCTCGTTCAGCAAGAACCTGTCCTCTACCAGGGGTCTGTTCGTGATAACATCGCCATGGGCATCGAGACCGAGGTCACGGATGCGCAGATTGAAGCCGCAGCCAAACAGTCCAACATATCCGATTTTGTCGCGTCTTTGCCGGATGGCTTCGCAACCATGTGTGGTAACAGGGGCACACAGCTGTCGGGCGGGCAACGCCAACGCATCGCCATAGCCAGAGCGCTGATTCGAGAACCGCGTCTACTTCTCCTTGATGAGGCTACGTCGGCGCTGGATACCGAGTCTGAACGCGTGGTTCAGGCGGCGCTGGAGGAAGCACAGAGTGGGCGGACCACCATCGCTGTGGCGCACCGTCTCAGTACGATCAAGGATGCAGACTTGATTGTTGTCTTTGCACGGGGCAAGATTGCCGAGAGTGGAACTCATCAAGAGCTTCTCGCGAGAAAAGGAGTATATTATGAGATGTGCCTGGGGCAAAGTTTGGATCGAGCGATACCAGGCTGAGGGTTGAGCTTGCATTTGGAATGCTCATTGACCCCTTTCTTCTATCCCGAGCCTGAAAAGCCTTGTTATATATCATAATTATAGTGTTGTTAATTGTTAATTGTTAATATACTTTGTGTGTCTAAGAGACGCCCTTGGGGGTTAGTAGGCAGATATTGCGCATTGAATGCCAATCGACGCGGAGACTCTCCATGGTACAACGTGCTGTTTTGAATCGTGCTAGTTCCACGGCAAAACAAGCGTTTGCATGGCAGTGGCATGGCAGTGCCGTTGGTGTACAATCAATTTGAAATGTGCGCCATGTACTATTTTCAGCTTGATGACTATGATGACAGTTTGGTGTTGGGCAAATCGGCAGCGTTGAGTGGCGTCATCGGAATGACAGACGGACCTCGACACGAATCCAAATCGGCATCTGGATAAGAAGATACGACATGCAACCTTACCCCACAAGAAGGTAATTTGAGATAAATGGTTGCGCCCAGAGGTAGAAAGGATGTTGCAGTTGATGCGGGAAGAAGGGCGCCCGCACGCCTGATTATGCTCAGGCCTCATGTATCGGCCAGGGTCCTACGGTCCTACGCCACAGATAGTCCCGGGACTCTACCCGGTGTTTCCCGGTTCCTGGCTTCACTTCACTTCTACACCCGGACTTGATAGCACCCGTACAGTACTAACAACTGTCCCTGAAGCTGTCAAACCATGTGCATGGCCCTTCACCCCCAACGGGGAACTGACTGCTGGCCTAGATTGGCCTTGCCGCCCGCGCTAGAATGCAATTTACCCATCTTGTGCACAGGTCCTATGTCGACGTGGCGCACTAGGCGCGTCATGCCTTTCATTCCATGAGGCACTCTTGCGATAGTCAGTTAAGAACTCTAACGCTTACATATGCCGTCGCCGCCCGTGTGGACGTGGTGAAGCACAACGCGCTGCATGATGGCGCGGTCAAACCGCCAAGCTGTCTCAGCATTTCGCTACACCCAACCACCAGCCTCATACAAGCACCGAGTTCCTGCGGCTACATTGCTTAGCATCGCGCCATTCATTCCCATTGCTGCTTGCTCATGTCGATCCTGCACCTCATGTCATGGTCGTTATTGAGCCTTAGTTTCAAGGACATCAGCTTCCCCCAAATCGCATCGCAGTCGTTTCAATGGCATCTGACCCCCGAGAGCTGGGGATCAGGGAAGTTCCAAGTAGACCCACTGATTCACCCATTCGGAGACGTTGCGCGACTGAGGCTAATTGACCCTGCCCGGTAAACTCCCAAGCCGTCATCCCACACTTGAAAGCATTGGCGGCTCCATCCTTCTGAAGCTTCACTCTCCTCTCCACTTCTTGGTTACGTGGAATCGCACGTTTACCGCACATTGAACCCCTTAGGAAGCTAGGCCTCCATATTCAACACCTTCTCCGTTGAACGGATACATTCTTTTTTGCTTTTTTGCTTTCTGGAGTTTTCTGTCCTGGAGACGTTCCCTAATACCCTAGTTTGCTGAACTCGTTCCGCGAACTACTACGTTCCGACTGTGTGAGCTCGGGATACGCCTAGCTACCTAATACTCTTTACCAATCACATCAACCATGGCACACTACCAATTACGGCGGCCATCACCCGTCACAATCTTCCCAAGGCGCGTCCGTCGACAAGCCGCCGCTACGTCGTCATCGGCTGCAATGGAAGAGGAGGAACCAGAAAGTCCAGGCTCTCCGCTAAGCAGCCCATCATCCGCCGGCTCTCAATCATCTGACAGCGAATCGGATTCTGATGACGAAGAAAGTGCGAAGAAAAAGGACGAGAAGAAGCAACAAGAATTAAAGTCGGCATCAAGTTCCCCTGCAGCGTCAACTGCAGCATCATCAAGGCCCGTACAAACACTCGGTCCCGACCCCACTACAGCTTCATCACAAATGCCACTCGCATCCTTGATCAGCTTGATGAATACGTCAAACGCTTCATCAATACCCCAAATTACAGGTACGACTCTGTCGACAGTGCCACGTCCGACCATTACGTCGACCATCACAGAGATTAAGAGCCAGACTGAAAGAAAAGAACAATCAGCGCCAACAGCCACGGCACCTCCGCCACCATCACCATTTTTACCCACCACTGCAAGAGCGGGGCAGAATGCGCCGAGCAGTATGCCACAGGAGACGTTGCCGCAAGATGCAGAACAGCGGCCGATAATGACAAGTGAGGCCAGGATAGCGGCAATTGTCTTGGGTGTACTAGGTACGTCATCGTCAAGATTTCTTTGAAAGAATACATGAACTAATGGCCCAATACAGGTGCTGTAGCCCTCCTAGTCTGCGCAATGATCCTATTGAGGCGTCGCAAGCGCAAGGACCGAGAAAACCACGTACCTCGTGGTCCCGACGCCTTTAACCCGTCCAACACCAACTCAGCCATTGCACCCGAAATTGTTAATGTACCCGACACCGCACATACAGGTGCCGCATCTTCTGTCTTCACACGTCTCAATGGCGGCGCCAGCGGCGGTGGCGATGGCCATATAACACGCAGCACGGACCGTAGCAACACGCTCTT includes these proteins:
- a CDS encoding fungal specific transcription factor domain containing protein, which encodes MDEEDMDASLEGGMSKRACDNCRTRKIRCDRGFPCSNCRASKLTCKTTAPQQKAQRQRVHISEEYEKKIDRIEDRLAGIENVLASLSTKLGNLDLQKDWNDSTSQSRSSRVGAARSPGSGLADAPTPVPFEGESSINSQSDYAREMLAQAIGSTPSIGENKEVKMALTALSEMVSQQQNTSSGNAPINRSLAEVDPTQLESPPWPVVCKVLDKAIKYPTMAFALAFPYLRMANLKEISEDAYHNPGTCSAARRVLTYGVLENLFNEFRTFPLANMDVSEYASYAAICKRQSDVALSQLDIFLPASYENILALVFGAAQAIEMGKASLCWIMTSCAASLCQNLGYHRINTMVNDTPAERHSKIQIFWMIYMFDKTLSLRLGRSSVLQDWDISLPFLVPSEPGDKNPEGNHLLSYWIKVARVQGSTYEKLFCPAAFLRSTEERTQTAIELVQAMNQAWYERGDASVLKLSRLDDDMSFVSQRPEGIGRSPNETPCPSQYKRYVHRTTNKDADPDEYISGSFERAQDIFFYSDVVMHYSICALIQRAVSPGNMAFTQACLQSSREALVAHMRANAQFNKKGQERLWSGYVHWSILQAPFTPFIVIFCNAIQTADTSNLDADLNSLSEFVGSLESCRTISEGADKLYRMCHLFLRVARLYIIAKTQDAANRSQNFAQNNQSDYYAAADNTQLDLNAMSQFDPYLSALGLMNPDPGWPMDGYSGTSPGMDFADATNTPGAMGVGFGQPRGNHNPMQDWFSGSRYLMNLMEPGDDLQMPDMDM
- a CDS encoding Atrophin-1 multi-domain protein, yielding MAHYQLRRPSPVTIFPRRVRRQAAATSSSAAMEEEEPESPGSPLSSPSSAGSQSSDSESDSDDEESAKKKDEKKQQELKSASSSPAASTAASSRPVQTLGPDPTTASSQMPLASLISLMNTSNASSIPQITGTTLSTVPRPTITSTITEIKSQTERKEQSAPTATAPPPPSPFLPTTARAGQNAPSSMPQETLPQDAEQRPIMTSEARIAAIVLGVLGAVALLVCAMILLRRRKRKDRENHVPRGPDAFNPSNTNSAIAPEIVNVPDTAHTGAASSVFTRLNGGASGGGDGHITRSTDRSNTLFGGGSYYRPETVSTNRSMSRIPPQTPNPFADPPLNKAYDVLNNRPRSTTLTDRGSWMNNPFKNPESERFDPFGELKDKARRERLRYLQEAKREAELQRQMEQKEAMGLRPDGMPLDQSGYR